Within the Acidobacteriota bacterium genome, the region CACTGTTTGACCGACGCGACCATGATGCGCCGCCATCGCTCGAGGCGGGTGCCTGAGGCCAGCGCCGATTCCGGCACATCGGTCCGCGCTGTCAACAGCGGCAGGATGGCGGTGACGCCCAGCATGACCGCATCCCTGATGATGCCGTCGGTCTTGTCGCCTTTCAAGACCGCCTGAGCCAGCGTCACGCGCACGCGCGGCTCCGGGGCTGCCTCCACGCGAGCGCCGACGTCGAGCCGCACGTCCTTGCGCGCGGCCTGCGCCACACGCGCCTCGCACTCGAGCCCGCGGCCGTCGAACACGCGGACGTCGGCGCCGACCCCGAGGCGGAGCACTCGCGTGAGATGTTCGGCCTCGCCGGCGGGCAGTTCGATCACGCCGCTGTCGGCCTGAAGAGCGGGCGCATAGAAGCGTGCCACCATGCCGCAATTATAGACAAGCCGATCTATACTCGCATGACGTTTCCATGTTTTTTCGCGGCCAGACCATCGGAAAGTACAAGATCCTTTCAGCCCTCGGCAGCGGCGGGTTCGGCACGGTCTATCTCGCTGAAGACACCTGGATCGGTAAGAAGGTCGCCCTCAAGGTCCCGCACCGCCAGAGTGTCAACTTCGGCGAACTGCTGCGCGAACCACGGCTGCTGGCCAGCCTGAATCACCCGAACATCGTCACGGTCCTCACCGCCGAGAAGCAGGACAACATCTTCTTCATCGTGATGGAGTACGTGGCCGGCGAGACGCTGGAGAACATCATCGCGCGGGACGGTGCGCTCGATCTCACCCGGGCGCTCGACTTCACCTGCCAGATCTGCAATGCCGTCGATCACGCCCACAACCAGGGCGTGATTCATCGGGACCTGAGGCCTGCCAACGTCCTGGTGGCCGAAAGCGGTCTCGTCAAGGTGGCCGATTTCGGCACGTCGCGGTTCCTGGAGCTGGCGGCGCACGGCACGACGGTCATCGGCAGCCCGCCCTACATGGCACCGGAGCAGTTTCACGGCCGGGCGACATTTGCCTCCGACGTGTATTCGCTGGGCGTGACCATGTATCAGATGCTGACGGGCGCACTGCCGTATCAGACCCCGGCTCCGGCTGATCTGGAAAAACTGATGCGCGGGAACCTGGTGTCGCCGCCGCGCTCCCGCAATGGACGGGTGCCGCAACGGCTGAACGACATCATCATGAAGGCGATGGCGCCCGAAGTGACCGAGCGATATCAACGGGCGTCGGAGCTGCTCGCGGACCTGCTCGCCTCGGTGGGCCGTCCTGACGCGCACGCGACACCGCAACGGCAGGGGCGAACGGCCGCGCCGCCCGCTCCCGCGCCTGGCGCGTCGCGTCCGGCGAGCTGGTCTCGGACGGGAGAAACGCCGCAGCCGCGTTTCTGCTGGCACTGCCGGAAGCCGCTGCATGCGCGGTCGGACAGGTGTCCGTTCTGCGGCGAAGCGCAGTAGAATATTGGATCGTAAGGAGTGTGCGATGGCGTTTACGGGTACTGGGAAGATCTGGATCAACGGCGCGCTGGTGGATTGGGCCGATGCAAACATCCACATCGCGTCACATGTCATTCACTACGGCAGCGGCGTGTTCGAAGGGGCTCGCTGCTATAACACGCCGAAGGGGTCGGCGTGTTTCCGGCTCGACACGCACATGCGGCGGCTGATGGACTCCGCGAAGATCTACCGGATGACTCCCGCCTACTCCCAGAAACAACTGGAACAGGCTGTCCTCGACACGATCCGCGCCAACGCCATGAAGGTGTGTTACATCAGGCCCGTGGTCTACCGCGGGTACGAGCAACTCGGCGTCAACCCGTTCCCGTGCCCCATCGACGTCGCCATCATGCTGTGGGAATGGGGCGCCTACCTGGGATCCGAGGCGCTGGAACTTGGCGTCGACGTAAAGGTCAGCTCGTGGCGGCGCATGGCGCCGGACACCTTCCCGTCGCTGGCGAAGACCAGCGCCAACTACGCCAATGCGCAGTTGATCAAAATGGAGGCCGTCGTCGACGGCTACGCCGAAGCCGTGGCGCTCGACACGTCGGGCTTCGTCAGCGAGGGCAGCGGCCAGAATATCTTTGTCGTGCGGGAAGGCGTGCTCTACACGCCGCCGCGATCCGCCTCGATCCTGCCCGGCATTACCAGAGACTCGGTGATCACGATTGCGCGCGAACTTGGCTTCGACGTGCGCGAGGAGATGATCCCGCGAGAGATGCTGTATATCGCGGACGAACTGTTCTTCGCGGGCACCGCGGTGGAAATCACGCCAATCAAGTCGGTTGATCGCATCCCGATCGGGGCGGGCACGCGAGGACCCATCACCGATGTGATCCAGCGGGCATTCTTCGGTATTATCAACGGCGATCGGCCCGATACGCATGGATGGCTGACGTTCGTCTACTGATCCGCCGCTGCGGCGGCTTTTCGGGAAGGCCTGAGGCATGCACGTCAACGATCTGCTGAAAGTCGCGGTGCAGCACGGCGCCTCCGATCTGCACATCAAGGTCGGCACGGTCCCGATGCTCCGGGTGCGCGGGGCACTGATGCCGGTCCCCGAGGCCACGCGTCTGACCCACGATGACGCCGAGGCGATCATTGCGGCCCTCCTGCCCGCGCCCTTGCGGGAACAGTTCAAGGAGATCAAGGAAGTCGATCTCGCCTACAGCGTCGCCGGGCTGGGACGATTCCGATGCAGCGTGTTCCGCCAGCGCGGTGCGATTGGGCTGGTGCTCAGGATCATTCCGTCAGTCGTCCGGGTCATTGACGATCTGGGCCTGCCGGTCGTCTTGAAGAAGATCGCGGAAGAGGAGCGCGGGCTGATTCTGGTCACCGGCACGACCGGCAGCGGCAAGAGCACGACGCTGGCGGCGATGGTCGATCACATCAACCGCACGCGCTGCGCCCACGTGATGACGATCGAGGATCCGATTGAGTTTCTTCACCGGGACAACAAGTCCATCATCAACCAGCGGGAAGTGTCGACCGACACCGCGTCGTTCGCCGCGGCCATGCGCAGCGTGTTGCGCCAGGATCCGGACGTCATCCTGGTCGGCGAGATGCGCGACCAGGAGACGGTGGAAACGGCGCTGCTGGCCGCGGAAACCGGCCACCTGGTGATGTCGACGCTCCACACGCTGGACGCCACCGAGACGATCAACCGCATCATTACGGTGTTTCCTCCGTATCAACAGAAACAGATCCGGCTGCAGCTGGCATCCGTGCTCAAGGCCGTCATCTCCCAGCGCTTGGTGCCGCGCGCCGACGGGCAGGGGCGATGCCCGGCCGTCGAAGTGCTGGTCTCGACGCCATTCATCCGCGACTGCATCGTCGACAAGGAACGGACGCACCTCATCCAGAGCGCGATTGCCGCCGGCACCTCGCAGTACGGCATGCAGTCGTTCGATCAGTCGCTGCTCGGGCTGCTGCGCCGGAACTACGTCTCGCTCGAGGAGGCGCTCCGGTGGGCGACCAACGTCGACGAGTTCCAGCTCAAGGTGCAGGGGATCTCGAGCGCCAGCGACGAGGCGCACGAACAGATGGCCAAGGACGTAGTCGGCACCGAGACGCGGCCTTCGCCAGACATCACGCGGTTTACGCGCTAGCCCATCGCGGTGCAAGGTCGTGCGCCGAACAACGTCACCCGCTCCTCCGCTCGATCCCGAGCAGGCGCGTCGCGCCGCGTACGCTCTGGCGCTGCGGTGGCTTTCCGCCCGCGAGTTGTCCGCCGCCGCCGTCACGACAAAGCTGACTGACCGGGGGTTCGCGCCCGAGCTGGCCGAGGCGGTCGTCGTCCGGCTCACCGACAATCGGGCGATCGACGAGACACGGGCCGTTCGCGCCTGCGCCCGGACCCTGGTCGTCATCAAACTCCGCGGCCGCCAGCGCGCGCAGCGGGAGCTCGAAGCGATGGGCTTCCGATCCGATCTGGTGCGGGGCGCTCTGGACGAGATCCTGACCGACGCCGACGAACTCGGGCTTGCCAGCCGAGTGCTTGCGTCACGAATGCACGGCCGGCGCGTCGTCGGGGATCCGGCGACGTACCGCCGGCTGTACAGCGCCTTGTTCCGTCGCGGATTCTCTCCGTCGATCGTGCGCGAGGCGCTGAAGCCGTACTGGAAACGCGGCGGGACGCCTGACGAGCCAGATGCCGGAGAGTGACGCAGCGGCTCGACAGAGCCGCGCGGCCGATCCAGATCCCGTGATCCGGGATCCCCTTGATACAATGGGCGAATGACCTCGAACGAACTTCGGCGAAGTTATCTCGAGTTTTTCGAACAGCACGGTCATCGCATCATCCACAGTGCGCCCCTGGTGCCGGCCGATGATCCCACGCTGCTGTTCACCAACGCGGGGATGAACCAGTTCAAGGACGTATTTCTCGGGAAGGACCGCCGCGATTACCGCCGCGCGACCAGTTCGCAGAAGTGCATGCGCGTCAGCGGCAAGCACAATGATCTTGAGAACGTCGGACCGTCACTGAGGCACCATACTTTTTTCGAGATGCTCGGCAATTTCTCGTTTGGCGACTACTTCAAACAGGATGCCATCGCGCTCGCGTGGTCGCTGTTGACCGACGTATGGAAGCTGCCGGCCGATCGTCTCAACGCTACCGTCTTCGCCGGCGACCAGGCGGTTCCCCGAGACGACGAGGCCTACGGGTACTGGCGGCGGGTGCTGCCGGCCGGACGCATCTATGAACTGGGCGCCGCCGACAACTTCTGGGCCATGGGCGAGACGGGGCCGTGCGGCCGCTGCTCCGAGATCCATTACTACCGGGGCGATACGGTGCCGTGCACGGAACCCGTGTGCCGCGGGCTCGAGTGCTCGTGCGATCGGTTTGTCGAGGTCTGGAACAACGTCTTCATGGAGTTCGACCGCCAGCCGGACGGGTCCCTGCAACCCCTGCCCGCGCCCTCGATCGACACCGGCATGGGGCTCGAGCGCATCACGGCCATCATGCAGGGCGTCACGTCGAACTACGACACGGACTTGTTTTCGCCCCTCTTCGACGCGATCGGCGCGATGACCGACAGACGGCATGGCGGAACGATGGATCCGGCCGACGTGTCGATGCGGGTCATCGCCGATCATGTCCGGGCCACCGCATTCCTGGTTGCCGATGGGGTCGTGCCCTCGAACGAGTGGCGCGGTTACGTGCTGCGCAAGATCATGCGCCGCGCGATGCGCCACGGCAACAGGCTGGGTCTGACCGAGCCCTTCTTGTACCGCCTCGTCGAGGTTCTCGTGAGGAAGATGGGCGATGCCTATCCCGAACTGCGGTCCGGACAGGATTACGTCACGAAGATCGTTCACAGCGAGGAGGAACGCTTCGAATCCCTCCTGGTCACCGGTCTGCCGCGCCTCGAGGACCTGCTGGACCGATCGGCACCTGGCCCGGTGGCGGGTGACGAGGTGTTTCGCCTGTACGATTCGTACGGCCTGCCATACGACTTCATCGAAGACGTCGCGGCGCAGCGGAACCTCGCGCTCGACAAGCCGGGTTTCGATCACGCTATGGAGGCGCAGAAGACGCGGGCACGGGCCAGCAGCGGGTTCGGCGGCGCGGCCGCCGTCGCGACCTTCACGATCGGCGACCACACGCGCGCGGCCCTCGAGCAGACAGGCGACGCGTTCGAGGGCTACGACCAGACGAGACTGACGGGCGTTCCGATTGTCGCCGTCCTTGACGCGGAGGGGCGGGAAGCCGCGGCCCTCGGCGAGGGCGCCATCGGATACGTCGCGCTCGCGAAGACGCCGTTCTATCTCGAATCGGGTGGACAAGCCTCTGATGTGGGGCGTCTGGCGGCCAGTGACCAGTCGGCCGATGCCGTCGTTGCAGGCATGGCCCGCGGCGGCAGTCGCTGGCCGAGACTCCATCGCGTGCGCGTCACCCGAGGCTCGCTCAAGCCGGGTGATCTGGTCGACGCGCAGGTCGACGTCTCCCTGCGGGATGCGACGAGACGGAATCACACGGCCACACATCTGCTCCAGGCCGCTTTGAGACAGGTCCTCGGCGCTCACGTCAAGCAGGCCGGTTCGCTGGTGACGCCCGATCGGCTTCGCTTCGACTTCGTCCATTTCACCGGCCTCAGCCCCGACGAGCTCGCGCAGACCGAGCGCCTCGTCAACCAGCAGGTCTTCAGAAATACTCAGGTCGACACGCAGGTGCGCTCGACACAGGAGGCGATGGCCGCCGGCGCCACGGCGCTCTTTGGCGAGAAGTACGGCGACACGGTGCGCGTCGTTGCAGTACCGGGATTCAGCCTCGAGCTGTGCGGCGGTACTCACGTGAAGGCGACCGGCGACATCGGGCCGTTCATCGTGATCGCTGAGGGCGGCATCGCCGCGGGGGTCCGCCGAATCGAGGCGATTACGGGAGCCGAGGCTGTCGCGCATATGCAGGCCCAGCGCCGCACGATCGACAATATGCTCAGCCGTCTGAATGTCCCCTCCGATCAGGCCGTCGACGTGATCGAGCGGCTGCAAGGAGAAGTCAAGCGCCTCACCCGAGAGGTCAGCCAGCTCAAGATGAAGGCCGCGGTGGGTGGAGGGGCGGACGAGGCCGGCGACGTAGTCACGATCGGAACGGCCAAAGTGCTCACCCGTAAGGTGGTCGACCTGGACAAGAGCGCGCTGCGCGAGTTGGCCGATTCGCTCAAAACCAGGCTGGGTTCTGGTATCGTGGTCCTCGGCGCCGCAGGAGACGGGCGGGTTCAGGTGGTCGTGTCGGTGACCGCGGACTTGACGGCCAGGGTCCATGCGGGGAAACTGGTCAAGCTGGTAGCGCCAATCGTCGGCGGCGGGGGCGGCGGACGGCCGGATTTTGCAGAGGCCGGAGGCAAGAGCCCGGAGAAACTCGACGAATTGATGGCCACGGCCCGAACTACCATCGCGCACCTGCTGGAGGGCTAAAGTCGGGACGCGCTCGCGCCGATACGACAGTGGAAGACTATGACGCCATCCCGGTTGATCGCTGCGCTCGTGTTCGGAATCGTGACACTGGCCTTCGCCGGGCCGGGAGAGGCGCAGATCTACCTTTCGCACGACCCGAACGGAAACCTCGCGCTGAGTGACGCCCCGCCGCGGGGAGGGGGCGAGTACAAGACCTATGCGGTTCCAGGGGCCAGCAGGGCGATCACCGCGACTCGCCCGCCATCGGGTGAGTACGAGGGCCAATTCGACGACCTGATTCAGCGTCACTCGGCGGCAAACGGCGTCAGGACGGACTTGGTCCGGGCGGTCATCCAGGTGGAATCCGGCTACAACCCGCGGGCCCGCTCGCCGAAAGGCGCCATGGGCCTGATGCAGCTCATGCCGGGGACTGCCCTGGATTCCGGGGTGGCCAACGCCTACGACCCCGAAGACAACATTCGTGGGGGCGTTCGGTACCTGAGGACCCTGCTCGACCGCTACGGCAACGACGAGACACTCGCGCTGGCGGCGTACAACGCCGGCCCCGAGGCCGTTGAGAAGTACGGGAACGCCGTGCCCCCGTACCGGGAGACCCGGAACTACGTTGATCGCGTGCAGAACATCAGTCCGCTTTCCGCGGCCGCCGCCGCCGCACGGAACCAGGCGATGGCCGCCCCCAGGCCCCTTGGTGTTCGCACCCTTTACAAGACCGTCGTCCTCAACTCCGACGGACAACCCGTGGCGCGATACAGCGATTCCAAGCCGGCGTCGGGCGACTTCGAGATTTACAGCTACCGCCGCTAGCGAGAAAAGGGGTCGGACCTGTTTTCGCGGGAGCCATAGCGAAAATTGGTCCGACCCCTTTTCCGTTTTCGGTCAGCAGGCGCAGAGAGCGGCGGCTGACGTCGCGTGCCACGGCTGGGCGATCTGCTCGAGCGGCATGACGGCGTCTCCCTCAGCCTGTTGACGATCCCTTCCCGCGTGAGCCGATCCCAGGTTGAGAATCTGCGGCGGCAGGCCGAGCAGGCCGCTGACCACCCACGGACAGAACTGGCTCCCGGATCCACGCGCAATCAGCGTCCTGGCCGCATCAATACCCATGCAATTGCGGTAATCGCGTGAGCTGGTCAGCGCGTCGAACGAGTCCATGACGCTGACGATCCTGACGGTGAAGTGGATGTATTCCCTGCCGACGCCATCCGGATAGCCGGATCCGTCGTACCGCTCGTGGTGTGACAGCACGATACTGCACACGTCATCGTCGAATCCGCAGCGATGCGCGATCTCCATCCCCAACTCCGGGTGGATCTTCAAGTCGCGCCATTCGCGGGCGTTGGGACGGCGGGGCTTGTCGAGGATGCGCGACGGCACCAGCAACTTGCCCACGTCGTGCAGCAACGCACCCATCCTGATGGTCTCGATGGTCGCGGCATCGAACCCGTATTGGGACGCGAGTCGGACCGAGTAGGCAGCGACACGGCGGCTGTGCGCCACGACGTCTGGCCGCTTGTTCTCAAGCGCGAGCAGTACCGATTCGACTCGTCCCAGCTCTGTTTGCCGCATCTGCTTCATGCATCTGGCCCGTCGTGAAGCAGGCCGTTCGGTGTTCAACACGACCGCCGCTGCCTTCTCGTAGAGGCAAGGGTGATGCCATCAGGGCTCGCCGGGATCGCGACGGCACTGGTGTGCTCGTGGTGGCGCGCGGCTGCACAAGGACCAAAGGACCCTCTGGCCTCTCCCACCACCTGAAGCCACAGGAACCGGGGGGATCGACCGGCGGAAGTTGTCGCTCCCCGGAAGTTTTCGTCGCTGCCTCGGCCTCGCGCCAGCGGCCGCGAAATGCTATGATTGGAAGTTCATGGGCCGGCATGGGGCCAGCCCGTGGGGTATAGAGTTTCAGAGGATCCTGTGGCCAGTCATGCATCCGCGCTCAAGGCGCACCGTCAGAACGTCGTCCACCGTGAGCACAACCGGCAGTTCCGGTCCAAGCTCAGGAATGCCCTCAGAGCGATCCGCGCGTTGATCGACGAAGATGAGTTCCTGAAGGCCAAGGACGAGCTGAAGGCCACCGTGTCGCTGATTGACCGGATGGTCGCCAAGGGCGTGATCCACAAGAACGCGGGCGCCCGGTACAAGTCCAGACTCCAGACGAAGGTCGCTGCCGGAACCGCCGCCAAGAAGGCCTAGTCAACCTGCCTTCCATCGCCGGAGTCCCTGTCCGTGCGGAAGTGTAGGTGCTACCGCAGTACCGAGACGTTCTTGAACGCATGGTCCGAATCGTACTCGTAGATGATCACCGTCACGCGGGCCGGACGGCGCGTGACATTGACGGCGACCGTGCGTGGAATCTGCTCCTTCCCACTCGAATACGCGGGCGGATCAAGCGTTAGATCGAGACGTTCCCATCCCTCCCCGATCCGCCTGCCCTGGGCATCGTCCACGAATAGCGCCACATCAAGATTGGCGGTGAACTGGTCCCCCTCCCGTCTGAAGAACAACTTCGACGGATCAATCACCATGGCCACGTTGACCAGCGCCTCGCCTGTCTTGGCGGGCACGACCGACCCTGACAAGCTTCTGCAGGGACTCCATATGAAATGCGGCCCGACCTCTGATACTGGTGGCCACGGGCGACTTTCCTCCTCGCGGATGCGGCTCTCGGTCAGGACAGGGCGAACATCGAGCGGCGTGTCGAGCGGCTTGTCACCCATCGGCTGCGCCTCGTAGCCGTGACGGTACAGGACGGTCATACCCCGCCGCTTGACGGTAACTCGGAGTCGTCGATATTGTCCGTCGGGGGGAGGGGCGGTCGGGTAGTAGCCGAGCAGGTACTGAAAACTCGTCGCGTGCGCGAGCCGAGTGAGCGCTGTGGCTGCGGGCTCGTAGAATGACACGCTGCCGCCGGTCTGCTCGGCCAGGCCTCTGATGGCGCTTACTCCAAGCCGGCTGAGCGACGCGTCGAACGAATCAGTTGCGGTGAATGGCCGTCCCTGCACTCGTCCGCGCGGTGTTTCCTGCGTAATCAGAGAAACGGTCACACGCGCAGCCGCTGCCCTATGGGCAAGCCACTCAGGGCGCGCGGGAAGTCGGGACCCGTCTTCCGACAGAAA harbors:
- a CDS encoding RsmE family RNA methyltransferase, which codes for MVARFYAPALQADSGVIELPAGEAEHLTRVLRLGVGADVRVFDGRGLECEARVAQAARKDVRLDVGARVEAAPEPRVRVTLAQAVLKGDKTDGIIRDAVMLGVTAILPLLTARTDVPESALASGTRLERWRRIMVASVKQCGRAVVPDLLAPVRLDACLRQGFDGVRVLLAEPGAAADARTGETIRSMKPFDAAQVLVGPEGGWAPEEVSLARDAGCLLITFGQRTFRADAVPLVALGVLQYLWGDL
- a CDS encoding protein kinase, which produces MFFRGQTIGKYKILSALGSGGFGTVYLAEDTWIGKKVALKVPHRQSVNFGELLREPRLLASLNHPNIVTVLTAEKQDNIFFIVMEYVAGETLENIIARDGALDLTRALDFTCQICNAVDHAHNQGVIHRDLRPANVLVAESGLVKVADFGTSRFLELAAHGTTVIGSPPYMAPEQFHGRATFASDVYSLGVTMYQMLTGALPYQTPAPADLEKLMRGNLVSPPRSRNGRVPQRLNDIIMKAMAPEVTERYQRASELLADLLASVGRPDAHATPQRQGRTAAPPAPAPGASRPASWSRTGETPQPRFCWHCRKPLHARSDRCPFCGEAQ
- a CDS encoding branched-chain amino acid transaminase, with the protein product MAFTGTGKIWINGALVDWADANIHIASHVIHYGSGVFEGARCYNTPKGSACFRLDTHMRRLMDSAKIYRMTPAYSQKQLEQAVLDTIRANAMKVCYIRPVVYRGYEQLGVNPFPCPIDVAIMLWEWGAYLGSEALELGVDVKVSSWRRMAPDTFPSLAKTSANYANAQLIKMEAVVDGYAEAVALDTSGFVSEGSGQNIFVVREGVLYTPPRSASILPGITRDSVITIARELGFDVREEMIPREMLYIADELFFAGTAVEITPIKSVDRIPIGAGTRGPITDVIQRAFFGIINGDRPDTHGWLTFVY
- a CDS encoding type IV pilus twitching motility protein PilT, giving the protein MHVNDLLKVAVQHGASDLHIKVGTVPMLRVRGALMPVPEATRLTHDDAEAIIAALLPAPLREQFKEIKEVDLAYSVAGLGRFRCSVFRQRGAIGLVLRIIPSVVRVIDDLGLPVVLKKIAEEERGLILVTGTTGSGKSTTLAAMVDHINRTRCAHVMTIEDPIEFLHRDNKSIINQREVSTDTASFAAAMRSVLRQDPDVILVGEMRDQETVETALLAAETGHLVMSTLHTLDATETINRIITVFPPYQQKQIRLQLASVLKAVISQRLVPRADGQGRCPAVEVLVSTPFIRDCIVDKERTHLIQSAIAAGTSQYGMQSFDQSLLGLLRRNYVSLEEALRWATNVDEFQLKVQGISSASDEAHEQMAKDVVGTETRPSPDITRFTR
- a CDS encoding regulatory protein RecX; protein product: MRRTTSPAPPLDPEQARRAAYALALRWLSARELSAAAVTTKLTDRGFAPELAEAVVVRLTDNRAIDETRAVRACARTLVVIKLRGRQRAQRELEAMGFRSDLVRGALDEILTDADELGLASRVLASRMHGRRVVGDPATYRRLYSALFRRGFSPSIVREALKPYWKRGGTPDEPDAGE
- the alaS gene encoding alanine--tRNA ligase — protein: MTSNELRRSYLEFFEQHGHRIIHSAPLVPADDPTLLFTNAGMNQFKDVFLGKDRRDYRRATSSQKCMRVSGKHNDLENVGPSLRHHTFFEMLGNFSFGDYFKQDAIALAWSLLTDVWKLPADRLNATVFAGDQAVPRDDEAYGYWRRVLPAGRIYELGAADNFWAMGETGPCGRCSEIHYYRGDTVPCTEPVCRGLECSCDRFVEVWNNVFMEFDRQPDGSLQPLPAPSIDTGMGLERITAIMQGVTSNYDTDLFSPLFDAIGAMTDRRHGGTMDPADVSMRVIADHVRATAFLVADGVVPSNEWRGYVLRKIMRRAMRHGNRLGLTEPFLYRLVEVLVRKMGDAYPELRSGQDYVTKIVHSEEERFESLLVTGLPRLEDLLDRSAPGPVAGDEVFRLYDSYGLPYDFIEDVAAQRNLALDKPGFDHAMEAQKTRARASSGFGGAAAVATFTIGDHTRAALEQTGDAFEGYDQTRLTGVPIVAVLDAEGREAAALGEGAIGYVALAKTPFYLESGGQASDVGRLAASDQSADAVVAGMARGGSRWPRLHRVRVTRGSLKPGDLVDAQVDVSLRDATRRNHTATHLLQAALRQVLGAHVKQAGSLVTPDRLRFDFVHFTGLSPDELAQTERLVNQQVFRNTQVDTQVRSTQEAMAAGATALFGEKYGDTVRVVAVPGFSLELCGGTHVKATGDIGPFIVIAEGGIAAGVRRIEAITGAEAVAHMQAQRRTIDNMLSRLNVPSDQAVDVIERLQGEVKRLTREVSQLKMKAAVGGGADEAGDVVTIGTAKVLTRKVVDLDKSALRELADSLKTRLGSGIVVLGAAGDGRVQVVVSVTADLTARVHAGKLVKLVAPIVGGGGGGRPDFAEAGGKSPEKLDELMATARTTIAHLLEG
- a CDS encoding lytic transglycosylase domain-containing protein — translated: MTPSRLIAALVFGIVTLAFAGPGEAQIYLSHDPNGNLALSDAPPRGGGEYKTYAVPGASRAITATRPPSGEYEGQFDDLIQRHSAANGVRTDLVRAVIQVESGYNPRARSPKGAMGLMQLMPGTALDSGVANAYDPEDNIRGGVRYLRTLLDRYGNDETLALAAYNAGPEAVEKYGNAVPPYRETRNYVDRVQNISPLSAAAAAARNQAMAAPRPLGVRTLYKTVVLNSDGQPVARYSDSKPASGDFEIYSYRR
- a CDS encoding HD domain-containing protein, with the translated sequence MKQMRQTELGRVESVLLALENKRPDVVAHSRRVAAYSVRLASQYGFDAATIETIRMGALLHDVGKLLVPSRILDKPRRPNAREWRDLKIHPELGMEIAHRCGFDDDVCSIVLSHHERYDGSGYPDGVGREYIHFTVRIVSVMDSFDALTSSRDYRNCMGIDAARTLIARGSGSQFCPWVVSGLLGLPPQILNLGSAHAGRDRQQAEGDAVMPLEQIAQPWHATSAAALCAC
- the rpsT gene encoding 30S ribosomal protein S20 gives rise to the protein MASHASALKAHRQNVVHREHNRQFRSKLRNALRAIRALIDEDEFLKAKDELKATVSLIDRMVAKGVIHKNAGARYKSRLQTKVAAGTAAKKA
- a CDS encoding VWA domain-containing protein; protein product: MRHSRMLTPARRRIVARVSLTLLAFLAAIVVAGQQTQPPPAFRAGVVLVPVDVRAVDADGRPVTDLTAADFTVFEDGVRQSIAHFSTQSHLAQAFAKTPPRTFALVFGAGRMNRPGQIIEAVIDFVRSRLRPDDRVGLVAYHHATDLTTDHDAVVRLLERYLARNEQIEKALDRDLSVRVAAPNYALEEDTRLAIRTLFDAPGLPAVHVLPDGAGGWGLRYMNSFYLGGAVEYLRHVEGEKHLVFLSEDGSRLPARPEWLAHRAAAARVTVSLITQETPRGRVQGRPFTATDSFDASLSRLGVSAIRGLAEQTGGSVSFYEPAATALTRLAHATSFQYLLGYYPTAPPPDGQYRRLRVTVKRRGMTVLYRHGYEAQPMGDKPLDTPLDVRPVLTESRIREEESRPWPPVSEVGPHFIWSPCRSLSGSVVPAKTGEALVNVAMVIDPSKLFFRREGDQFTANLDVALFVDDAQGRRIGEGWERLDLTLDPPAYSSGKEQIPRTVAVNVTRRPARVTVIIYEYDSDHAFKNVSVLR